Genomic DNA from Phaeobacter porticola:
TAACCTCGCCCAAATCAGCTGCGCATCCGGCTGGCAGAGGGGTCATGCAGCGCCGTCAGGCTCAGGTCGGCCGGGATCTTCTCGCCTTCGACCAGGACGAACCAGTCGCCCTGCGGTAGGGATTGCCGGTCCTGCCCATCAGTCGGCGACACAAAGCACAGGCCAACCGCCGCGCCAACCGACTGCCCATAGCCACCAGAGGTGACATAGCCCGCGATCCGATCTCCCTGCATGACCGGTTCATTGTGATAAAGCAGCGGCGCCGGATCGCGCAGCTTGATCGAGGCCAGGAACGGCCCTGCCCCCTCGGCCGCGCGGGCGACATAGGCGTCGCGCCCGACAAATGCGATGGGCTTGTCCGGCTTGCAGGTGAACTCCAGCCCCATCTGATGCGGCGCATCGGCATAGGCCATATCGTGACCCCAGTGCAGAAATCCCTTTTCGATCCGCAGCGCATTCAGCGCCTCGCCGCCAACCAGCTTCAGACCAAAGGGGGCACCGGCCTCCATCAGCACCTCAAACACATGTTCCGCAAAGTCGGGAGAGATGAAAATCTCCCAGCCCAGCTCACCAGTATAGGACAGCCGCTGTGCAAACACCGGAGCGTGGCCAATGTGGAAATGCTGCAACGCGTTAAACCGGAAGGCCTCATTCGTCAGATCAATGTCCGCAACCGCCGCCAGCACATCCCGCGCCTTTGGCCCGGCCAGGGACAAGACCCCATAATGCGCGGTGACATCGCGCAGCCGCACATCTTCGCCCGGCAAGATATGCCGTGTCAGATGATCCCGGTCGCGGCGGGTGTGCGAAATCGACGACATCACCATAAACGCCTCTGGCCCGTGACGGGCAACGGTCACATCGCTCTCAATACCGCCGCGCTCGTTCAGCATCAGCGTATAGGCCACCCGCCCGACCTTCAGCGCCATATTGTTGGTGCAGACCCTCTGCAGGAATGCTTCGGCATCCGCGCCTTCGACCATCAGTTTGCCCAGCATGGTATAGTCGATCAAGCCAACCCCCTCGCGCACCGCCTGCTGTTCCGCCTGCGCTGCATCAAACCAGTTTTGGCGGCCAAAGCTGTAATCGATCCGTGGGGTCTCGCCCTCGGACGCAAAGAACAGCGGGCGCTCCCAGCCCTGCACCTCACCAAAGCAGGCACCACGGGCCTTCATCGGATGGTAGAACGGCGTGCGCCGCAGCCCTCGCGCTGTTTCGCGCTGCCGGTTCGGCCAATGCATCGCATAGGTCAGCACCAGCGTTTCCGGGCAGCGTTCGCGCAAATAGGGGTCGCGGGCCTGAAACGCCTCCAGCCGGGCCGGGTCCATCTCAGAGAGATCCATGGTCGGATGCCCTGCAATGATCCAATCCGCCAGCGCCTTGCCCGCGCCGGACCCCGATTGGATCCCGGTCGAGTTCACCCCCGCCAGCACATAGTAGTTCTTGAGATCCGGGGCCTCGCCCAGGGTGAAACGCCCGTCATGCGAATAGCTCTCTGGTCCGTTGAAAAAGGTGCGTATGCCGGTCTCCTGTAACAGCGGCACCCGGTTCATTGCCAGCTCCAGCACCTCCATCACGTCATCTTCAACAAAGGGCAGGCTGTCGAATTCAAAGCTCTCTGGAATGCCTTTGGTGGCCCAGGGTTTGGCGTGAAAATGCGCGAAACCAAACAGCAGTTTGCCTGCGTCTTCTTTCCAATAAGTGCCGTCGCAATAGGACCGCAGCACCGGCAGATCGCCGGGCAGATCCTTGATGGGTTCGGTGACCAGATAATAGTGCTCGCAGGCATGCAGCGGCACGCCGACACCGTTCTGCTGGCCCAGCTCCCGCGCCCACATACCGGCACAATTGACCACAACATCCGCCGTAATGGTGCCCTGATCAGTGCGCACACCGGTGGCCCTGCCCCCTTCTGTCAGCACCTCTGCGACCTTCACATGTTCAAATATCTGCGCGCCATTCATCCGCGCGCCCTTGGCCAGCGCCTGCGTCAGATCCACCGGATTGGCCGACCCGTCAGACGGCATGTGGATTCCGCCCAAAACCCCGTCGGCATTCATCAAAGGCCAGCGCTCCGCGATCTCTTCGGTGCTGAGATAATGCGCCTCTACCCCGTAGAGCGCTGCAAAATCCGCTTTGCGCTTCAGCTCAGCCAGACGCTCGTCATTGACGGCGATTGAGATCGACCCCGACTGGCGAAAGCCGGGGTTCTGGCCGGTTTCTACCTCGATCTGCTGCAACAGCTCGACCCCGTATGACGCAAAGGCCGTGGTGGCATGGCTACCCTGTAATTGCCCGACCAGCCCCGCCGCGTGCCATGTGGTGCCAGAGGTCAGCTGTTTGCGTTCCAGCAAGACCACATCGGTCCAGCCCTCGCGCGCCAGATGATAGGCAACAGAACAACCGTGGATGCCGCCGCCGATAATGACGACCTGCGCGGTCTGAGGAAGGGGTTTGGCCATGTCAGAATCTCCTGCCGGGGTAAGATTTGATTCTGGTATATACCAATAATAATTCTTGGTCTATACCAGATAAGATGCTAGCCCTTAGGGACAGCCAATGATTGCAGATCAGATGACCCATAACGCCCCCTCCTCTACCGCAACAGAAACGCATTTCGCCCGCATTGCCGATGCACTGCGCCAGCAGATCCAAACCGGCACGCTGCCATCAGGTGCCGCCCTGCCCTCGGAACGTGTGGTTGCCGAAACCTATGAGGTCAGCCGCATGACCGCGCGCCGCGCGCTAGAAGCGCTAGAGGCCGAAGGGCTTGCCTATAGCGAGGGGCGACGCGGGCGGTTTGTCTCACCTGCGCGGGTGGCTTATGACGTCAGCCATATGGTCAGCTTCGTAGCCGATGCGCAGACCAGCGATCGCGACCTGACAATCGAGATAATCGACACGGCCACCGGTCCGGCCTGCGCCGTCGTGTCTGACGCGCTGAACCTGCCCCTGGGCAGCGAGGTGTATAGTTACACACGGCTGTTTCGTATTGATGGCCATGCCACATTCGTTGAGACGGAGTATGTCAGCGCTGCCCGGTTCCCCGGCCTGCTGGACCACGACTTGCAACATTCCACCACGGCGTTGTTGCAACAGCACTATGACGCTCAGGTCAGCACCGGTGAGATCACAATACGAATGCGCCCCATGACCTGCACGGAGGCGCAGCATCTGGGCCAATCGCCCAATCGCGCCGGGTTGGAATTACAGCAGGTGATCCTTGATCAATCCGGTCTGCCGTTCTGTCTAGGTCGCCAGATATGGCGGGGTGAGCTGGCAGAATTCTCGGCGCGCGCCATCGTTGACCGGGTATCTTCCCCTTAACATCCGTCTCCGCACCCCGCTGCGACAGACCCCAGATCATCCACTCAGTATCATCGTCAAAGAGGTCACCATGACAATATCCCCCCCCATGCGCGGATTTCCCGACGCCGAATATGCCGCCCGCACCGAACTGGCCCAGATCCGCATGGCCGAAGCCGGACTGGACGCGATACTGCTGTTGACAGAACCGGAGGTGCAGTATTTCACCGGCTTTCAGTCGCTGTTCTGGCAAAGCCCGACGCGCCCGTGGTTTGTGCTGGTTCCAGTCAGTGGCAAACCGATCGCGATCATTCCCGAGATCGGCGCCAGCCTGATGCGCCGCAGCTGGATCGACGATATCCGCACCTGGTCCGCCCCCGCCCCCCAGGATGATGGCATCAGCCTGCTGATTGAGGCCCTGTCATCGCTCCGGACGCTTGGGGTAATGAAAGGGCATGAAACCCATCTGCGGATGCCGTTGGGCGACTGGGAACGCCTGATGACCGCCCTGACAGGTCTGCGCGTGGCTGATGCGACCCAGCTGGTTCAGGGGCTTCGCATGGTAAAATCCCCGGCTGAGATCGACAAGCTGGCCCGCATCTGCGCCATTGGGTCGGCCACCTTTGATATGGTGCCGCAGATCGCCCGCGAAGGCATGCCACTGGAGGAC
This window encodes:
- a CDS encoding GcvT family protein: MAKPLPQTAQVVIIGGGIHGCSVAYHLAREGWTDVVLLERKQLTSGTTWHAAGLVGQLQGSHATTAFASYGVELLQQIEVETGQNPGFRQSGSISIAVNDERLAELKRKADFAALYGVEAHYLSTEEIAERWPLMNADGVLGGIHMPSDGSANPVDLTQALAKGARMNGAQIFEHVKVAEVLTEGGRATGVRTDQGTITADVVVNCAGMWARELGQQNGVGVPLHACEHYYLVTEPIKDLPGDLPVLRSYCDGTYWKEDAGKLLFGFAHFHAKPWATKGIPESFEFDSLPFVEDDVMEVLELAMNRVPLLQETGIRTFFNGPESYSHDGRFTLGEAPDLKNYYVLAGVNSTGIQSGSGAGKALADWIIAGHPTMDLSEMDPARLEAFQARDPYLRERCPETLVLTYAMHWPNRQRETARGLRRTPFYHPMKARGACFGEVQGWERPLFFASEGETPRIDYSFGRQNWFDAAQAEQQAVREGVGLIDYTMLGKLMVEGADAEAFLQRVCTNNMALKVGRVAYTLMLNERGGIESDVTVARHGPEAFMVMSSISHTRRDRDHLTRHILPGEDVRLRDVTAHYGVLSLAGPKARDVLAAVADIDLTNEAFRFNALQHFHIGHAPVFAQRLSYTGELGWEIFISPDFAEHVFEVLMEAGAPFGLKLVGGEALNALRIEKGFLHWGHDMAYADAPHQMGLEFTCKPDKPIAFVGRDAYVARAAEGAGPFLASIKLRDPAPLLYHNEPVMQGDRIAGYVTSGGYGQSVGAAVGLCFVSPTDGQDRQSLPQGDWFVLVEGEKIPADLSLTALHDPSASRMRS
- a CDS encoding GntR family transcriptional regulator, which codes for MIADQMTHNAPSSTATETHFARIADALRQQIQTGTLPSGAALPSERVVAETYEVSRMTARRALEALEAEGLAYSEGRRGRFVSPARVAYDVSHMVSFVADAQTSDRDLTIEIIDTATGPACAVVSDALNLPLGSEVYSYTRLFRIDGHATFVETEYVSAARFPGLLDHDLQHSTTALLQQHYDAQVSTGEITIRMRPMTCTEAQHLGQSPNRAGLELQQVILDQSGLPFCLGRQIWRGELAEFSARAIVDRVSSP
- a CDS encoding M24 family metallopeptidase, with amino-acid sequence MTISPPMRGFPDAEYAARTELAQIRMAEAGLDAILLLTEPEVQYFTGFQSLFWQSPTRPWFVLVPVSGKPIAIIPEIGASLMRRSWIDDIRTWSAPAPQDDGISLLIEALSSLRTLGVMKGHETHLRMPLGDWERLMTALTGLRVADATQLVQGLRMVKSPAEIDKLARICAIGSATFDMVPQIAREGMPLEDVFRAFRREALAQGADGAPYVVGASAQGGYADVISPPDATPLAAGDILMLDTGLVLDGYYCDFDRNWAIGHADDTARRAYDVLWRATEAGLAAARPGNSCRDLFHAMSAVIAEMDDSGGDIGRLGHGLGLQLTEQPSHAAFDTTTLQENMVLTLEPSLSYGDGLMMVHEENIVVTPQGGRLLSTRAAPDLPVI